From a single Apium graveolens cultivar Ventura chromosome 2, ASM990537v1, whole genome shotgun sequence genomic region:
- the LOC141700940 gene encoding uncharacterized protein LOC141700940 produces MFQVWKARNIARDCKTPVPVSNALRIMGSTLVVNESLRARVYDMSMKDAIQDTDVVEGMLNNYQIKSVYLLTKCVRTVRLRFMAIKFCADLIPFKLGEYDVILGMNWQSKHDVQIDYRNKMVILKTPDEQVVTFKGQRQVKKFLTMIQAKKLPRQECEHFIAYVIDRNQKPAKFQNISVVNEFTNVFLDELLGLPPVREIEFVINLAP; encoded by the exons atgtttcaagtgtggaaagccagAAATATAGCAAGGGATTGTAAAACACCAGTTCCAGTTAGTAATGCactgagaattatgggatctactctaGTAGTGAATGAGTCTctcagagctagagtttatgacatgtctatGAAAGATGCTATTCAAGACACGGATGTTGTGGAAGGCATGCTTAAT AATTATCAAATCAAGAGCGTATATCTATTAACCAAGTGTGTACggactgtgagattgagatttatgGCCATTAAGTTTTgtgctgacttgataccatttaagttaggggaataTGACGTTATTCTAGGAATGAACTGGCAATCTAAACACGATGTTCAGATAGACTATCGTAACAAGATGGTAATTTTGAAGACGCCGGATGAGCAAGTAGTGACGTTTAAAGGTCAGaggcaagtaaagaagttcttaacgatgattcaagctaagaagttaccGCGACAAGaatgcgagcatttcattgcttatgtgatagatagaaaTCAAAAGCCCGCAAAATTTCAAAATATCTCAGTTGTCAATGAGTTTACAAACGTGTTCCTAGATGAGTTACTAGGACTTCCTCCAGttagagaaattgagtttgtaatCAACTTAGCACCGTGA